Proteins from one Plasmodium cynomolgi strain B DNA, chromosome 10, whole genome shotgun sequence genomic window:
- a CDS encoding 30S ribosomal protein S16-related (putative), translating to RLFLPYFSKDKGPPRIRCQINGVKRKRFFKIVVANQKDKKNGKHIEVLGTYVNKNNIREKLNTYNIGNPNNDYYYNNVENIKEIRLRFNRVKFWLAANCNFSDHMKYVLSLCKIIPQYPVKYSRRCSDKYYYKYNEIINKHKLIQAEKINNFLKTDLNIQYLNNFDKTEEEQKEQDDYIYTPEELTYLKKLSKNRNLDFEHTDKIRKIIR from the coding sequence AGGCTATTTTTGCCATACTTTTCCAAAGATAAAGGCCCCCCAAGAATAAGATGCCAAATAAACggtgtaaaaaggaaaagatttttcaaaatagttGTGGCAAATCAAAAAgataagaaaaatggaaaacacaTAGAAGTCTTAGGcacatatgtaaataaaaataatataagggaaaaattaaacacgTATAACATTGGCAACCCGAATAATGATTACTATTATAACAatgttgaaaatattaaagaaaTTAGATTAAGATTTAATAGAGTTAAATTTTGGCTAGCAGCAAACTGTAACTTTAGTGACCACATGAAATACGTTTTAAGcttatgtaaaataatacCACAGTACCCAGTAAAATATAGCAGAAGGTGTTCCGATAAATATTACTACAAATATAacgaaattataaataaacataaacttatacaagcagaaaaaatcaataatTTCCTGAAAACAGATTTAAATATACAATACCTGAATAACTTTGACAAAACAGAAGAGGAACAAAAGGAACAGGATGATTATATATACACCCCTGAAGAACTTACatatcttaaaaaattatcaaaaaatagAAACTTAGACTTTGAGCATACCGACAAAATTAGGAAAATTATTCGG